In the genome of Caenorhabditis elegans chromosome IV, the window gatttcgtggtgggacctgAACTAGCTTCATTTGAAGCTAGATAAGACATCATTATACTTAAAATCAAGCTTTCGATGAGCCTATAACAGAAAATAAcaagtcgaaaaaaatttttttttttgaaatttaattccatcaattttttttcatcaattttttgtttttgtgcgttatcatttgaaaattcgaattcagtttgctgagagcttcaaaataagtataatcatgacctactttgctCTAATTCGGGTCCCAcaacgaaaactacagtaacctgagAGTTTTCGTCGCGGGACCCaactttctttcaaaattgagctagataggtcatgattatacttaaaatgaagctctcggtgagctgaAGCTGATAAATCGgagaaatttcaacaaaaatcaaaattgaaaaaaaaaattctggtgaaaataagtttccaaaaaaaatttttttttttaatatttttgtaacttAGATTCGTTTGTGTTTCGGTAACTTTCAGCTTTTtctctgtttaaaaaaaatttttgaaccaaaaaattgaatttctgaaaatattggggttttggaaaaaataaactaaaatttgacagttttttttttcaattttttttaatttaaaaattttgccgaaatctatttttccagatttcgcAATATTCACATGTATAGTGTGTCATTTGATCCGGCGAAGCTTGTCGCCGAATGCGTTGACACAATTCGAGCAGTCACTGATGCTCCGTTGGTTAATTGTGATATTGCACTACAGTCACTgctacaaattttgaaacctcaTTTTGGGTTggtttttggagattttcttggaaaaaattgcaaaaaaatcgataatttagagcgaaaatcaatattttcgagaaaaaatcgataatttacaCCAAAAACACAATCACattatttttcggcaaaagttgagacgaattttttttttaatttctaaaagaaaaaaatcccaattaaaaatcgatattttccagaacttgCGAAAACTTTATCCAGCTGGGAAAATGCTCGGAGAGCTTTAAAATCAACGTGGAAACGTGTCACGATCGACGTGTACTTGACGACGCGGCCGCTTCgcttttcgacatttttcaggagaaaCAAGAGGTTAAAAGCCgataaattctcaaaaaatcgataatgtccgaaaaatttataatttcccaaaaaatcaataatttgaaaaaaaaaatcaatagttctctgaaaaatcgataatttacaaaaaaatcaataatttcccgaaaaaaagtcgatagttttctgaaaatcgataattttcaaaaaatcgatactttcaggaaaaatcaataatttgataaactcgatactttccaaaaaaaatcgataatttccaaaaatcgataattttccaaaaaaatcaataatttctgaaaGAATCGATAAGTTTTCAGCTCAGCTACTCTGCGGAGCAGGATGACGAGGCAATTTGCACACAACTCGATGCTTTTTGTGATATTGTGGTTAGTattttttgggtcccaccacgaaaatatcgattttttccagaaaaagacAGATTCCCGTATTCCGCTGGCGGTAATTTCAGCGAACAATTGGGAATGGCTGACACAGTTGTTAATTGTTCTGCAAACGGTAATTTTtcacacggggttctggcctttctcattgaactttcgcgctccattgacaatcgcctgccggacagcGAGTGGAAAAGTgttgtcgtgtactccacacggacaaatacatcaattttacaactaaaaacgagccgcgacgcgacgcgacacgcaacgcgccgtaaatctacacaaaatctctccgacccaaaatggcctagttcggcaaactctgccatttcgatttatgagcgaagccagaattccgtgatttttatatggaaaaaccagaaaatccggaaaaaaacCCAAtacttttcctgaaaaatcaataattttcctgaaaaatcaataatttgtccaaaaatcgatattgttcgagaaaaatcgataatttctcagaaaaatcgatatattttCCGGAGAAATCAAtacttttcctgaaaaatcaataatttgtccaaaaaatcgatattgttcgagaaaaatcgataatttctcagaaaaatcgatatattttccggagaaatcaataattttccccaaaaaatcaataacccCAATTCTCAATTCAGGACCAAAACGACACCGTCCGTGAGCACATTTTGAGCGCTCTTCGTGTGCTCATGGAGCAATGTGGTGAGCCCGTCAAACGGAGCCTACTCGACACACAATTATCGATTACACTGGTTCCGCTGACGCAAAAATCTAAtggaattcaaattcccgcgcTGAAAATCTTAGCGCTCATGTATTCGGCAGATGACGTGGCGATTCCACTGGAGCAAATGGGtttggtttttattgattttgtggAATCTGACTCTCCgagagctttaaaataagtataatcatgacctacttcacttcaatttgaagaaaattgggtCCCAACAcgagaactacagtaatccgggagttttcgtggtgggacccattTTTCTTTATATT includes:
- the Y55F3AM.5 gene encoding SPIN90/Ldb17 leucine-rich domain-containing protein (Confirmed by transcript evidence), with the translated sequence MYSVSFDPAKLVAECVDTIRAVTDAPLVNCDIALQSLLQILKPHFGTCENFIQLGKCSESFKINVETCHDRRVLDDAAASLFDIFQEKQELSYSAEQDDEAICTQLDAFCDIVKKTDSRIPLAVISANNWEWLTQLLIVLQTDQNDTVREHILSALRVLMEQCGEPVKRSLLDTQLSITLVPLTQKSNGIQIPALKILALMYSADDVAIPLEQMDYLNTEYFRRLYRQIGDFHKIDVLELCTNFSWLTEQQQGSAPLSIFQPISEDPYSCAQFGIELIQKLNKKCSVRPLKFLSHVIELGEEVLSKMFYENDLKVLAHVLARESINHDDKQVRRLCLTSLHLLLATKTVGSDEDIQYALDNFDDN